In one Tessaracoccus palaemonis genomic region, the following are encoded:
- a CDS encoding type IV pilus twitching motility protein PilT, with protein MTPEDGYFPPAAPTRFDELFAGKDVDPDLRSYLDGVPGVTLPPTAARRSSPSEPDSAGDSPWAAPDRSASSAPGRSASSASDWATSSWSAPRANTEWSVSSTGTSDSPKPASDWAAPAAQETTPPAAPAPSAWSAPAEAAAVAWPPPAAPAPRAARSLPADDAAEAMRLPAYLAPVKEPVSGLAARAGEVDPILRRQIPDVDTEFVTSIRAVLAEGASDLHLCAESTPVIRIDGELKSVAGTTSWSRERIRRVIESFVPAEMLQAFEKDLELDLAYSVGDVARFRVNIFQDQRGLGAALRIIPTEIKSVAQLGLPSELVDLAHLPRGLVLVCGPTGSGKSTTLAAIIDKANASRASHIVTVEDPIEFLHHHKRGIINQREVGADTHGFSHALKHALRQDPDIILVGELRDLETISTALTAAETGHLVFATLHTQDVAQTIDRIIDVYPSHQQAQVRTQLAATVRAIVVQTLIRRAGGKGRTVATEVMFTNPAIASLIRSGKTHQMRTALQAGSAQGMHTLDQDLARLVLSGEIAHAQALDLAQEAAEFEQLVRNRGLGRDVDPMLIEGTRQVAGGMGGPS; from the coding sequence GTGACCCCAGAAGACGGGTACTTCCCCCCCGCGGCGCCGACGCGGTTCGACGAACTGTTTGCCGGCAAGGATGTCGATCCTGACCTGAGGTCCTACCTCGACGGCGTCCCCGGTGTGACCCTGCCTCCCACAGCCGCGCGCCGGTCGTCGCCTTCGGAGCCGGACAGCGCCGGAGACTCCCCGTGGGCGGCACCCGACCGGTCCGCATCCTCGGCACCCGGCCGGTCCGCATCCTCCGCGTCCGACTGGGCGACCTCGAGCTGGTCCGCGCCGAGGGCGAACACCGAGTGGTCGGTGTCGTCGACCGGCACGTCGGATTCCCCGAAGCCGGCCTCAGACTGGGCGGCCCCGGCCGCCCAGGAAACGACGCCGCCCGCCGCTCCAGCCCCCTCGGCCTGGTCGGCCCCCGCCGAGGCCGCCGCCGTCGCGTGGCCTCCCCCCGCGGCCCCGGCCCCACGCGCCGCCAGGTCACTGCCCGCCGACGACGCCGCCGAGGCGATGCGACTGCCCGCGTATCTAGCGCCGGTGAAGGAGCCCGTCAGCGGGCTGGCGGCCCGCGCGGGCGAGGTCGACCCGATCCTGCGTCGCCAGATCCCCGACGTCGACACCGAGTTCGTCACCTCGATCCGCGCGGTGCTCGCCGAGGGGGCCTCGGACCTGCACCTGTGCGCCGAGTCGACACCCGTCATCCGCATCGACGGCGAGCTGAAATCGGTCGCGGGGACCACGAGCTGGTCGCGCGAGCGGATCCGCCGCGTGATCGAGAGCTTCGTCCCGGCCGAGATGCTGCAGGCCTTCGAGAAGGACCTCGAGCTCGACCTCGCCTACTCCGTCGGCGACGTCGCCCGTTTCCGCGTGAACATCTTCCAGGACCAGCGCGGGCTGGGCGCCGCGCTGCGCATCATCCCCACCGAGATCAAGTCGGTGGCCCAGCTCGGCCTGCCGTCGGAGCTGGTCGACCTCGCGCACCTGCCCCGCGGCCTCGTCCTCGTCTGCGGCCCCACCGGCTCGGGCAAGTCGACGACGCTCGCGGCCATCATCGACAAGGCCAACGCGAGCCGCGCGTCGCACATCGTCACGGTCGAGGACCCGATCGAGTTCCTGCACCACCACAAGCGCGGCATCATCAACCAGCGCGAGGTCGGGGCCGACACACACGGCTTCTCCCATGCGCTGAAGCACGCGCTGCGCCAGGACCCCGACATCATCCTCGTCGGCGAGCTGCGCGACCTGGAGACCATCTCGACGGCGCTCACGGCCGCCGAGACCGGTCACCTCGTCTTCGCGACGCTGCACACGCAGGACGTGGCGCAGACCATCGACCGCATCATCGACGTGTACCCGTCGCACCAGCAGGCGCAGGTCCGCACGCAGCTCGCGGCCACGGTGCGCGCGATCGTCGTGCAGACACTGATCCGCCGCGCGGGCGGCAAGGGCCGCACCGTCGCGACGGAGGTCATGTTCACCAACCCCGCCATCGCGAGCCTCATCCGCTCCGGCAAGACCCACCAGATGCGCACCGCACTGCAGGCGGGCAGCGCGCAGGGCATGCACACGCTCGACCAGGACCTGGCCCGGCTGGTGCTCTCCGGTGAGATCGCGCACGCTCAGGCCCTCGACCTGGCGCAGGAGGCGGCCGAGTTCGAGCAGCTCGTCCGCAACCGGGGCCTCGGCCGTGACGTCGACCCGATGCTGATCGAGGGGACCCGCCAGGTGGCCGGCGGGATGGGAGGCCCCTCATGA
- a CDS encoding type II secretion system F family protein, with amino-acid sequence MTATMDKWTYKGLDRDGNKVKGVLDASSEAQAIQQLKGRGVIPDVLTQKGAGTGLQKEITIPALERGPSLKDLALLTRQLSTMVSAGVSILRALTIVKDQVDNTRLRTTIVEVSAKVEGGVALSDALEDFPLVIPPIMVHLVRAGETGGFLDKSLIMVADNFEAETRLRSKVKAALTYPIVVLIIALVGVAAMLIFIVPVFEAMFADLGSSLPAPTQLLVDLSHAMPVVVPVALVVGIIFSIWWARNKNTDAVRKVLDPVKLKVPVFGKLNTKIALTRFTRNFATMLASGVPLMQSLSIVGATSGNYVVSSSLDIVQENVRQGHSIGASLAEAEIFPEMLVQMVGIGEESGSIDAMLEKTADFYDDEVETMSSQLTALLEPLMLVFMGALLGFMIVALYLPMFMIFQSIQNL; translated from the coding sequence ATGACCGCCACCATGGACAAATGGACCTACAAGGGTCTCGACCGGGACGGCAACAAGGTCAAGGGCGTGCTCGACGCGTCCTCGGAGGCCCAGGCCATCCAGCAGCTCAAGGGCCGCGGCGTCATCCCCGACGTGTTGACCCAGAAGGGCGCCGGCACCGGCCTGCAGAAGGAGATCACCATCCCGGCGCTGGAGCGCGGGCCCTCGCTGAAGGACCTCGCGCTGCTCACCCGGCAGCTCTCCACCATGGTCTCGGCCGGCGTCTCCATCCTGCGGGCCCTCACCATCGTCAAGGACCAGGTGGACAACACCAGGCTGCGAACGACGATCGTGGAGGTCTCGGCCAAGGTGGAGGGCGGCGTCGCGCTCTCAGACGCACTGGAGGACTTCCCGCTCGTCATCCCCCCGATCATGGTGCACCTGGTGCGCGCCGGCGAGACCGGCGGCTTCCTGGACAAGTCGCTCATCATGGTCGCCGACAACTTCGAGGCCGAGACCAGGCTCCGCAGCAAGGTCAAGGCTGCGCTCACCTACCCGATCGTGGTGCTGATCATCGCGTTGGTGGGTGTCGCCGCCATGCTGATCTTCATCGTCCCCGTCTTCGAGGCGATGTTCGCCGACCTGGGCAGCTCGCTGCCGGCGCCGACGCAACTGCTCGTCGACCTGTCGCACGCCATGCCGGTGGTGGTGCCCGTCGCCCTGGTGGTCGGCATCATCTTCTCCATCTGGTGGGCGCGCAACAAGAACACCGACGCCGTGCGCAAGGTGCTCGACCCCGTGAAACTGAAGGTCCCCGTCTTCGGGAAGCTCAATACGAAGATCGCGCTGACGAGATTCACGAGGAACTTCGCCACCATGTTGGCCTCGGGTGTCCCCTTGATGCAGTCGCTATCGATCGTCGGCGCCACGAGCGGCAATTACGTGGTTTCCTCATCCCTGGATATCGTCCAGGAGAACGTCAGACAGGGGCACTCCATCGGCGCCTCCCTGGCCGAGGCCGAGATCTTTCCCGAAATGCTCGTGCAAATGGTCGGGATCGGCGAGGAATCCGGGTCCATCGACGCCATGCTCGAGAAGACCGCGGACTTCTACGATGACGAGGTCGAGACCATGTCATCCCAGCTCACAGCCCTGTTGGAGCCGCTGATGCTCGTCTTCATGGGCGCCCTGCTCGGCTTCATGATCGTCGCCCTCTACCTGCCGATGTTCATGATCTTCCAGTCCATCCAAAACCTCTGA
- a CDS encoding carboxypeptidase regulatory-like domain-containing protein, whose amino-acid sequence MRRLQRFDDGGFTLVEVVVAMMIFAMIATGFLYVMTSGLTLSRDTRARIVAANLAAQQVDIERSRATVFDIVNSTRDVELNGDTFHVAVSTSWSFSSGVSATCQAGDTTGSIRYKEFTVEVTWDNMSASAQPVYSDSTLTPRTKINDPTLGTVLVGVIDAAGAGVSGVTVNLATSTSASVASATTDSDGCAYLLKVPAGEFTASVSKTGYVNEQQLSTPTATVEVTAGGASRLSFAYDRAVTFTTTYADGSATLPTNLTTSLVSTYGSSLFTSTTAANPKSLAAFPISSGYSMLAGPYAETPENAATSCLAPDPGQWTATSTVAGARPDPVAGLRGTTVTASVAMGTVKLSSPNGSGAYVTAVYVGGGDGDPGCAAATTTTGSTYMTYTFGTVLSGSAKPTLALPFGTWELYRGTSSGAKTTKITSGISVTSNGSVTSGRITLDPRTTS is encoded by the coding sequence ATGCGACGACTGCAGCGCTTCGACGACGGCGGCTTCACGCTCGTCGAGGTGGTCGTCGCGATGATGATCTTCGCGATGATCGCCACCGGCTTCCTCTACGTCATGACCTCAGGCCTGACCCTGTCGCGCGACACGCGGGCCCGCATCGTGGCAGCCAATCTGGCGGCCCAGCAGGTCGACATCGAGCGCTCCCGCGCCACCGTGTTCGACATCGTGAACTCGACCCGCGACGTCGAGCTGAACGGCGACACGTTCCACGTGGCCGTCAGCACCTCCTGGTCCTTCAGCAGCGGCGTGAGCGCCACCTGCCAGGCCGGCGACACGACGGGCTCCATCCGCTACAAGGAGTTCACGGTCGAGGTCACCTGGGACAACATGTCCGCCAGCGCGCAGCCCGTCTACAGCGACTCCACGCTCACGCCGCGCACCAAGATCAACGACCCGACGCTCGGCACGGTGCTGGTGGGCGTCATCGACGCCGCCGGCGCCGGGGTCTCCGGCGTCACCGTCAACCTCGCCACCTCGACCTCCGCCTCCGTCGCCTCCGCCACCACCGACAGCGACGGCTGCGCCTACCTCCTCAAGGTCCCCGCCGGCGAGTTCACGGCCTCCGTCAGCAAGACGGGCTACGTCAACGAGCAGCAGCTGAGCACGCCCACCGCGACCGTCGAGGTCACCGCCGGCGGGGCCTCGCGCCTGAGCTTCGCCTACGACCGGGCCGTCACCTTCACCACCACGTACGCGGACGGCTCGGCGACGCTGCCGACCAACCTGACGACCTCACTGGTCTCGACGTACGGCTCCTCGCTCTTCACATCGACCACCGCGGCGAACCCCAAGTCGCTTGCCGCCTTCCCTATCTCCTCCGGGTACAGCATGCTGGCCGGTCCCTACGCCGAGACTCCCGAGAACGCGGCGACAAGCTGCCTGGCCCCCGACCCCGGGCAGTGGACGGCGACGTCCACCGTCGCCGGCGCCCGCCCCGATCCGGTCGCCGGCCTGCGCGGCACGACCGTGACGGCGAGCGTCGCGATGGGCACGGTCAAGCTCTCCTCCCCCAACGGCAGCGGTGCCTACGTGACGGCCGTCTACGTCGGCGGAGGTGACGGGGATCCCGGCTGCGCGGCCGCGACGACCACGACGGGGTCGACCTACATGACTTACACGTTCGGCACCGTGCTGTCGGGCAGCGCGAAGCCGACGCTGGCCCTCCCGTTCGGGACCTGGGAGCTCTACCGCGGGACGAGTTCCGGGGCGAAGACCACGAAGATCACCAGCGGCATCTCGGTGACCTCGAACGGGTCGGTCACCTCCGGCAGGATCACGCTCGACCCGAGGACCACATCATGA
- a CDS encoding type IV pilin protein — translation MLNFVSNALAKKEEGEKGFTLIELLVVVIIIGILAAVAIPIFLNMREGAWKSSVESDVKNAVLSIETATSGNNGTVNGLADFEDDETAPLLNADGDELAEVVVSPDNTLEITFDDDTQTYEVVGTNDNVDEVYTYTSESGAGSWGDAPTTP, via the coding sequence GTGCTGAACTTCGTTTCTAACGCACTGGCGAAGAAGGAGGAGGGCGAGAAGGGCTTCACCCTGATCGAACTCCTGGTCGTCGTCATCATCATCGGCATCCTCGCCGCCGTCGCCATCCCGATCTTCCTGAACATGCGCGAAGGCGCCTGGAAGTCGTCGGTCGAGTCGGACGTCAAGAACGCCGTCCTGTCCATCGAGACCGCCACGTCCGGCAACAACGGCACCGTCAACGGCCTCGCGGATTTCGAGGACGACGAGACCGCGCCCCTCTTGAACGCTGACGGCGACGAACTGGCCGAGGTCGTCGTCTCCCCCGACAACACGCTCGAGATCACGTTCGATGACGACACCCAGACCTACGAGGTCGTCGGCACGAACGACAACGTCGATGAGGTCTACACCTACACCAGCGAGAGCGGCGCGGGCTCGTGGGGCGACGCCCCCACCACTCCGTGA
- a CDS encoding PilW family protein gives MSLLRRLRREDQGLTLVELMVAMGVSGLLLTLVVAMFVTSTRSVTDQQGAVASSRLASTAMNEVTRVVRAGTEIPVYGNSVNNPVFDYAGAEKMIINSFIDAGSTTDPAPWRIQFSRNAKNELVETRWAAHHVYTTYWAFATTASYSRIVARSLLPAESASPLFRYYDKNGDQLTPSAGASLSTTQIRNIAAVQVTMNVQANGSGRTDPVRLQNLVGLPNLGVARVEVK, from the coding sequence ATGAGCCTGCTGCGCCGGCTGCGCCGCGAGGACCAGGGGCTCACCCTGGTCGAGCTGATGGTGGCGATGGGCGTCTCCGGCCTGCTGCTGACGCTCGTCGTGGCGATGTTCGTCACCTCGACGCGGTCGGTGACCGACCAGCAGGGCGCCGTCGCGAGCAGCCGACTGGCCTCGACGGCCATGAACGAGGTCACCCGCGTCGTGCGGGCGGGCACCGAGATCCCCGTGTACGGCAACAGCGTCAACAACCCGGTCTTCGACTACGCGGGCGCCGAGAAGATGATCATCAACTCGTTCATCGATGCCGGCTCCACCACCGACCCGGCGCCATGGCGCATCCAGTTTTCCCGCAACGCGAAGAACGAGCTGGTGGAGACCCGCTGGGCCGCCCACCACGTGTACACGACGTACTGGGCGTTCGCCACGACGGCCAGCTACTCCCGCATCGTCGCCCGCTCGCTGCTGCCCGCCGAGAGCGCCAGCCCGCTGTTCCGCTACTACGACAAGAACGGCGATCAGCTGACCCCGTCGGCGGGTGCCAGCCTGAGCACGACGCAGATCCGCAACATCGCCGCGGTGCAGGTGACCATGAACGTGCAGGCGAACGGCTCCGGCCGCACCGACCCCGTCAGGCTGCAGAACCTGGTGGGGCTGCCCAACCTGGGCGTCGCCCGAGTGGAGGTCAAGTGA